The Arachis ipaensis cultivar K30076 chromosome B05, Araip1.1, whole genome shotgun sequence nucleotide sequence GTTGCTGAGATCCAAGCCTTGACGTCCTTCAAGCTCAACCTTCACGATCCTCTAGGAGCTCTCAACGGCTGGGATCCCTCCTCGCCGGCGGCCCCGTGCGACTGGCGCGGCGTTGCCTGCACCAGCGGCCGAGTCACTGAGTTGCGCGTACCTCGCCTTCAACTCGGTGGCAGACTCACTGAACGAATCTCCGAGTTGCGCATGCTGCGCAAGTTAAGCCTCCGTTCGAACTCCTTTAACGGAACCATTCCTTCGTCTCTCTCCAAATGCACACTCCTGCACTCTGTCTTCTTGCAGGACAACTCTTTTTCCGGCGTCATTCCGCCGGAGATCGGGAACCTCACCGGTCTTCAGATTTTCAACGTGGCGCAGAACCACCTCTCCGGAGAAGTCTCCGGCGAGCTCCCTCTTGGCCTCAAGTACTTCGACCTCTCATCCAACGCCTTCTCCGGCGAGATTCCAACTGCCATTGCCAACCTCTCTCAGCTCCAGCTGATCAACCTATCGTACAACCAGTTCTCCGGCGAGCTTCCGGCGAGCTTCGGGCAGCTTCAGCAGCTGCAGTACCTCTGGCTCGATCACAACCTCCTCAGGGGAACTCTACCTTCGGCGCTCGCGAACTGCTCTTCTCTCGTGCACCTCAGCGTTGAAGGAAACGCTCTCAGCGGCGTGATTCCGTCGGCGATTTCTGCCCTGCCGAATCTTCAGGTGATGTCTCTATCACAGAACAATCTCACTGGTTCCATTCCAGCCTCCTTTTTCTGCAACGTTTCGGTCCACTCGCCTTCGCTTCGGATAGTTCAACTTGGATTCAACGGTTTCACGGATTTCGTGGGGCCTGAGACGAAGAGCACGTGTTTCACTGTTCTTCGGGTTTTGGATGTTCAGAACAATCACATACGAGGCAAATTTCCCTTGTGGTTAACCAATGTCACTACGCTAACGGTTCTTGATGTTTCCAGCAATGCACTTTCCGGCGAGGTTCCGCCGGAGATAGGGAGCCTCACCAAACTGGAGCAGTTAAAGATGGCCAACAATTCGTTTTCCGACGCCATTCCTGTGGAAATCAAGAAATGCTGGTCGCTGAGTGTGGTTGACTTTGAAGGTAACGAGCTTTCCGGCGAAGTTCCTTCGTTTTTCGGTGACATGACAGAATTGAAGGTGCTGTCCCTTGGGGGGAACCACTTCCATGGCTCAGTTCCGGTGAGTTTTGGTAACCTTTCCTCTCTTGAAACGTTGAGTCTGAGAGGTAATAGTTTGAATGGAACCTTGCCTGATACGATAATGGCGTTGATCAATTTGACCGTGCTTGACCTCAGTGGAAACAAGTTTAGTGGTGAAGTGTCTCCTACTATTGGAAATCTAAATAGATTGATTGTTCTCAATATCAGTGGCAATGACTTGTCTGGAAAAATTCCTGCTAGTGTGGGGAATCTTTTCAGGCTCACTACACTTGACTTGAGCAAACAGAATCTTTCAGGTGAGTTGCCGTTTGAGCTCTCAGGTCTGCCAAATCTACAAGTCATTGCTCTGCAGGAGAACAAGTTATCTGGTGATGTACCGGAAGGGTTTAGCAGTTTGATGAGTTTGCAGTATTTGAATCTCAGCTCTAATGGATTTTCTGGCCATATACCTGAAAACTATGGCTTTCTTCGTTCGCTGACCGTGCTTTCATTGGCTCATAATCACATTTCGGGGGTGATTCCTCCGGAAATTGGAAACTGTTCTGATGTTGAAGTTCTTGACAATTTTTAAACATAACTAATGATCTAAAAAAAGATTTGGGCAGGAACAATTTATCTGGGGATGTGCCTGGGGATATTTCCAAATGCTCCTCGTTGAATTCTTTGTTAGTGGATCACAACCATCTTTCAGGGAACATACCAGAGGCATTGACAGATCTGTCAAACCTAACAATGCTGGATCTCTCTGCTAATAACTTCAGTGGGGAAATTCCTAGTAATCTTTCTATGATCCCTGGCTTGGTCTACTTCAACGTTTCTGGGAACAACCTTGACGGTGAGATACCTCCAGCATTGGGCTCTAGATTCAACAATGCCTCTTCATTTGCAGGTAATGAGAAATTATGTGGGAAGCCGTTGGATAGAAAGTGCGAGGAGATGACCAAAAAGGATAAAAAGAGGTTGATTGTCTTGATTATCATCATTGCATCTGGAGCTTTATTACTTGCATTGTGTTGCTGCTTTTACATTTTCAGCCTACTCCGATGGCGAAAGAGGCTCAAAGAAGGGGTTTCGGGGGAGAAGAAAAAGAGCCCGGCAAGGGCCAGTTCTGGGGCAAGTGGAGGCCGAGGCAGCACTGATAACGGTGGACCAAAGCTGGTTATGTTCAACACCAAAATCACACTGGCCGAAACAATAGAGGCAACGAGACAATTCGACGAGGAGAATGTGCTGAGCAGAACAAGGTTTGGACTAGTATTCAAGGCATGCTACAACGATGGCATGGTCCTATCCGTCCGCAGGCTCCCAGATGGGGCATTGGACGAGAACATGTTCAGAAAAGAAGCTGAATCATTAGGCAAAGTCAGGCACCGAAACCTAACAGTTCTAAGAGGCTACTACGCTGGTCCACCAGACATGAGACTCTTAGTCTACGACTACATGCCGAATGGAAACCTCGCAACACTCCTCCAAGAAGCTTCACATCAAGATGGCCATGTTCTGAATTGGCCAATGCGACACCTCATTGCACTGGGAATTGCTCGGGGATTAGCGTTCCTGCACCAGTCCTCAATGGTCCATGCGGACGTGAAACCACAGAATGTCCTGTTCGACGCAGATTTCGAAGCCCATTTATCTGATTTTGGGTTAGAGAGGCTAACAATAGCAATCCCAAGCGAAGCCTCAACTTCAGGCTCAGTTGGCACTTTGGGTTATGTATCTCCAGAAGCAATCTTAACCGGGGAAGCCACCAAGGAGTCTGATGTATACAGCTTTGGCATCGTGTTGCTGGAGCTTCTAACAGGAAAGCGCCCCGTGATGTTCACCCAAGACGAAGACATAGTCAAGTGGGTGAAGAAGCAACTACAGAGGGGTCAAATTACTGAGCTACTAGAGCCAGGGTTGCTTGAATTGGACCCAGAATCATCAGAGTGGGAAGAGTTCTTGTTGGGTGTCAAAGTAGGCTTGCTTTGTACGGCACCTGATCCTCTTGACCGACCAACCATGTCCGACATCGTTTTCATGCTCGAAGGCTGCCGTGTCGGCCCTGATATCCCCTCCTCCGCCGATCCCACCTCTCAAACTTCTCCAGCATAACATAAACCCATCACTGCAAAGTTTGATTGACATTATTTTGTTCAAAGTTCaatcctcctttttcttttttggttaatTTGATTTCATAAATGTAACAGTTTGTAGTTCTTAATTGTTTTTTCTttgttggaaaaaaaaaagagaaaaagaaaagaaagaatggagccagttttttcaatttttttggggCCCTTCAAGTGCCGGAGTCGGAGATGGCTAGGTGGGGACCACAAGAAAGTGAGCCAAGTGTAATCTTAATCCGTGATGCTCTCTCACACTCAAAAACGGTCAACGTCATTGACAAAATGGAGGGTCGAGGTCCACGTGGACGAGTGTGGGCAAATTGGGGGCGGGAATGTGGGCCCTCACGCTGGCATTTCCCGCCAAAAGGCAACGGCATCATGAAACAGTGTAGTAGGCACTGTTCCCGTCACCTGGTTTTCTGACATCATCATGTGGTTCATTTACTCAGTTTTCCGGCAACGGGGTTGGATGAAGCTAGCTAGCCGTTAAGGTTGTGGGGTCCGAGGTTCATGTTCCCAAGAGGAAATGCAATGACATCGGTGTTTGGTGTGCTCAGTCTGGTGCTCCTGCAGTCTCAGTGGACAATGTCTGCACCACGTCGTTTCTTCAGCTGCCTTATTCAAAGCTTGgttgttttgtttcaattttagttttccaTTTCTTGCTTATTCAAAGAGAAATTGGCGTGAGGAACGGCGTTAGAGTGGATAATATGATTGGCTTTTACAAGCAGTTGGCCCACGCCTCATCTACTCTTGAACTTTTTGTGGGTCATTCTCATATCCATCCACTTATTGGATTTGAATAGGATTCTGTCTTCTTGcctctctttcttttatttttcctctTTAATTTGCTTTTGCGGATTCTTGGAGTGCATCAGAGATTCAGGGAAGGTGTTAGGAAATAATTAAGCCATCTGTCTctattacattttttttttaattttttcacatTCATTAAATTCTCTTTTGCTAAATAGAGAAGCTTCCTATTTGTGATCCCATCAGGTTTTGTGGGGATAAAAGGTCCAATCTAGAGAGGGTAGGTTGAGGTTATGCATTTGATGCCGATGCCATGCACTCTTTTTGTAGTATGTGGTAGCGTTACAACGGCACGAAGATTCTCCACAAGTGGGAGTGGCATAAAAACTGGTAAAAGAAGCGATAACGTGGGTATTACCGTATTAGAATATGCCTGAAGATCTGGGTTATAAGATCTACAAAGCTGAACACGGTAGTGGAAGGACAAAAGCTTCTACTACTATAATACTCTACCGTGCAGTGACCGTTAAGGGTCCTCTCAAATTATATAATCGTTTGAATCATGTGCAAGATGGGAGCTATTGAGTGTCAGAACTCCCAATATTAATATAGACATGGAAGATCGGGTAAGgcgattatttatttatttatttattttactcgaACTAATTTGCCCCTTCCAACACAAACAAACAGCTCACAAACACAAAGTGttgattaaattttaaattgacaGCGTCTGAGTTAAACGGAGTCTTAATCCTAGCGCAAACTTGTTAACTTTGGTCTCAATACTCTCAAATTCCGCCATTACTTTTCAACTAATGAGTGATTTGAAATTTTGCCGTCTAAACTACATTATGAAATAGGAAAAGGCCTGAAAAACAAAGTTTTCCCCTATCCAATattcactaaaattttttttcctcTCTTGTTAACCAAAGAAGTGTGTGTTGAATTTTTATTGGTGTTAAAAAAAAAGTTCCATAGTTAGAAACTTAGAATTTATGGAAAAATGGATTTTAGAAAATTGATCCGTGTTCCATCAATTATATGTCTAAATTGACCACGAATATGTGTTTACTAACTAATGTAGATATTAATACCAAAAATATTGGTACTTTCTTTAGGATTCTTTTTTATCACGTGACTCACCCAAGTCGAAAGTTAGTCAAATGCACATCACTCAGACATTCACTATTAACGTGTTGTAGTACTGTTAAGCATGAATTAATCATTAAATAATAATGTTAGTATGTACACCATAGATATTGAATGGAATTCTATTCAAGAATTTATAGTTTAAGTGATGACATTAAAAGGCAATATATAATTAAGTTCtttaaggctgcgtttgtttatagAGACGGAACATTGAAGTAAAGATACAAAGATATAAAATTGTATTTAACAGATAAGATATATACAAAAATATTGTGTTCACAAATATTGAATTAATGTATTTTGTGTCTATTCTGATACGAAAACACAGAGACATTAATAAaagacacaatttattttttattttttctttcattattcttattaattttttataattatattttttattattatattttttttctcaaattttttgaatgaaaaaaatgagaataaattagatttttataatttgttcttgTTCTGATCAGAGTTGTCGAACTTGCCGGCAGTGAGTCTTCGTACTGACTTGTAAGTCGTTGTACCGATCTTATATTTCTAGCAGGGATGCATTTCGGCATGGAAGCGAACAACAAAAGGTGAGAAAGTACCTGTAAAATGCACTCCAATAATTAAGTAAGTTTAATGTATCCAAGAAAATACCGTACCTTATATGTAGGATGAGGTATTTTGGGGTTAcgttttttatgattattttcatTGAAGAGCAGTTATATCATATCGGGACGTTGTGATTATGGCCGTCCATTTGGTTCCGAATTGTACCGTTTGGACGAATTATAGCTCATTAAGCCAAGCTATAACGTATAATGTCGAGTTATGATTTTTTAGTTAGATTGTAACAGCCATATCACAGCCCCCAAGTTTGACCTGACAATatttttaatgaagcaggttgaaaCAAGCCAAACTTGGGGGTTGTGATATGGCTGTTACAATCTAACTAAAAAGTCATAACTCGGCATTATATGTTATAGCTTGGCTTAATGAGCTATAATTCGTCCAAATGGTACAACTCGGAACCAAACGGACGACCATAATCACAACGTCCCAATATGATATAATTGCTCTTCAatgaaaataatcataaaaaacgTAACCACAAAAAAGAAAGGTACAATATTTTCTTGAATACATTGAACTGATTTAAGTATCAaagtgtcttttgcaggtacttTTCCACCTTCTTTTGTTGTTCGCTTCCGCGCCAAGGTGCATCCCTGTTAGAAATATAAGCTCGGTACAACGACCTGCAAGTCGATACGAAGACTCACTGCCGACGAG carries:
- the LOC107642939 gene encoding LOW QUALITY PROTEIN: probable LRR receptor-like serine/threonine-protein kinase At4g36180 (The sequence of the model RefSeq protein was modified relative to this genomic sequence to represent the inferred CDS: inserted 1 base in 1 codon) codes for the protein MRALLLFLVLCAPFLSCADRSAATVAEIQALTSFKLNLHDPLGALNGWDPSSPAAPCDWRGVACTSGRVTELRVPRLQLGGRLTERISELRMLRKLSLRSNSFNGTIPSSLSKCTLLHSVFLQDNSFSGVIPPEIGNLTGLQIFNVAQNHLSGEVSGELPLGLKYFDLSSNAFSGEIPTAIANLSQLQLINLSYNQFSGELPASFGQLQQLQYLWLDHNLLRGTLPSALANCSSLVHLSVEGNALSGVIPSAISALPNLQVMSLSQNNLTGSIPASFFCNVSVHSPSLRIVQLGFNGFTDFVGPETKSTCFTVLRVLDVQNNHIRGKFPLWLTNVTTLTVLDVSSNALSGEVPPEIGSLTKLEQLKMANNSFSDAIPVEIKKCWSLSVVDFEGNELSGEVPSFFGDMTELKVLSLGGNHFHGSVPVSFGNLSSLETLSLRGNSLNGTLPDTIMALINLTVLDLSGNKFSGEVSPTIGNLNRLIVLNISGNDLSGKIPASVGNLFRLTTLDLSKQNLSGELPFELSGLPNLQVIALQENKLSGDVPEGFSSLMSLQYLNLSSNGFSGHIPENYGFLRSLTVLSLAHNHISGVIPPEIGNCSDVEVLDXFLNITNDLKKDLGRNNLSGDVPGDISKCSSLNSLLVDHNHLSGNIPEALTDLSNLTMLDLSANNFSGEIPSNLSMIPGLVYFNVSGNNLDGEIPPALGSRFNNASSFAGNEKLCGKPLDRKCEEMTKKDKKRLIVLIIIIASGALLLALCCCFYIFSLLRWRKRLKEGVSGEKKKSPARASSGASGGRGSTDNGGPKLVMFNTKITLAETIEATRQFDEENVLSRTRFGLVFKACYNDGMVLSVRRLPDGALDENMFRKEAESLGKVRHRNLTVLRGYYAGPPDMRLLVYDYMPNGNLATLLQEASHQDGHVLNWPMRHLIALGIARGLAFLHQSSMVHADVKPQNVLFDADFEAHLSDFGLERLTIAIPSEASTSGSVGTLGYVSPEAILTGEATKESDVYSFGIVLLELLTGKRPVMFTQDEDIVKWVKKQLQRGQITELLEPGLLELDPESSEWEEFLLGVKVGLLCTAPDPLDRPTMSDIVFMLEGCRVGPDIPSSADPTSQTSPA